A single Halococcus hamelinensis 100A6 DNA region contains:
- a CDS encoding Rpp14/Pop5 family protein: protein MKHLPKHLRPRRRYLGVAIESWPDAGFGRRDLQRECWYAAQNLLGDPGGADADLQVIDFSFEGGRGWAMVRVRRGEVERARAALTCVDSVDGAPVALEILGTSGTIRACEERYKGRALLKADKRNVAFADVRRPAFVRGGRVDVRLEDGFVGATSLDI from the coding sequence ATGAAACACCTCCCGAAACACCTCCGGCCCCGACGGCGGTATCTCGGGGTCGCCATCGAGTCCTGGCCCGACGCCGGGTTCGGGCGGCGCGACCTCCAGCGCGAGTGCTGGTACGCCGCCCAGAACCTCCTCGGGGACCCGGGCGGTGCCGACGCCGACCTACAGGTGATCGACTTCTCGTTCGAGGGCGGCCGGGGCTGGGCGATGGTGCGCGTCCGGCGCGGCGAGGTCGAGCGGGCACGGGCCGCGTTGACGTGTGTCGATTCGGTCGACGGAGCGCCGGTAGCCCTCGAAATCCTGGGAACGAGCGGCACGATACGTGCCTGTGAAGAAAGGTATAAAGGTCGCGCGTTATTAAAAGCGGACAAGAGAAACGTCGCGTTCGCGGACGTACGGCGTCCCGCCTTCGTGCGGGGCGGACGAGTCGACGTCCGACTGGAAGACGGGTTCGTGGGGGCGACGTCACTCGATATCTGA
- the psmA gene encoding archaeal proteasome endopeptidase complex subunit alpha, whose amino-acid sequence MQGQAQQQAYDRGITIFSPDGRLYQVEYAREAVKRGTASIGVKTTDGVVFAVDKRYQSPLVERESVEKIHKADDHIGIASAGHVADARQLIDFARQQAQINQLRYGEQIGVETLTKDVTDHIQQYTQVGGARPFGVALIVGGIEDGEPRLFETDPSGVPSEWQALAVGSGRSEMLEHLEDEYRDDMDLDGGIGLALETLSVAGEDAFAAAEIGVATVDVETEQFRELPDDEIESYLSEYDLLETDETDEE is encoded by the coding sequence ATGCAGGGACAAGCCCAACAGCAGGCCTACGACCGTGGGATAACGATCTTCTCACCGGACGGGCGGCTCTACCAGGTCGAGTACGCCCGCGAGGCGGTGAAACGCGGCACCGCGAGCATCGGCGTCAAGACCACCGACGGCGTGGTGTTCGCCGTCGACAAACGCTACCAGTCGCCGCTGGTCGAGCGCGAGAGCGTCGAGAAGATCCACAAGGCCGACGACCACATCGGAATCGCCAGCGCGGGCCACGTCGCCGACGCCCGCCAGCTCATCGACTTCGCTCGCCAGCAAGCCCAGATCAACCAGCTCCGCTACGGCGAGCAGATCGGTGTCGAGACCCTCACGAAGGACGTCACCGACCACATCCAGCAGTACACCCAGGTCGGCGGCGCGCGCCCGTTCGGCGTCGCGCTGATCGTCGGCGGGATCGAGGACGGCGAACCCCGCCTCTTCGAGACCGACCCCTCGGGTGTACCGAGCGAGTGGCAGGCCCTCGCGGTCGGGTCGGGCCGCTCCGAGATGCTCGAACACCTCGAAGACGAGTACCGCGACGACATGGACCTCGACGGGGGCATCGGGCTCGCGCTCGAAACCCTCTCGGTCGCCGGCGAGGACGCCTTCGCCGCCGCCGAGATCGGCGTCGCCACCGTCGACGTCGAGACCGAGCAGTTCCGCGAACTCCCCGACGACGAGATCGAGTCCTACCTCTCGGAGTACGACCTCCTCGAGACCGACGAGACCGACGAGGAGTAA
- a CDS encoding RNase P subunit p30 family protein, which yields MGPYEAVTAYPAGESTAARFALSAADRGYSGVVVRNAAEASLDGEGPNHETIADEYDIDVADAVEIRAGDRSAASARITAVRDDRTLVLVRGSRDLNRFACEEPQVDVLSRPMADGDVNHVLARAAKRNGVRFEFDLGRVCRLHGGRRVQALADLRKLREIVFQYDAPYVVSATPGSHLELRGPRALGALGEVVGFTEAEIEAGLAEWGRLVDRNREVMSEAFIEPGVRRGRYEEDDRRTR from the coding sequence GTGGGGCCCTACGAGGCGGTCACCGCGTATCCGGCGGGCGAGAGCACCGCCGCCCGATTCGCGCTGAGCGCCGCCGACCGGGGATACTCGGGGGTCGTCGTTCGCAACGCGGCCGAGGCGAGCCTCGACGGGGAGGGGCCGAACCACGAGACGATCGCCGACGAGTACGATATCGACGTGGCCGACGCCGTCGAAATCCGGGCCGGGGACCGGTCGGCGGCGAGCGCGCGGATCACGGCGGTCCGTGACGACCGGACCCTCGTGCTGGTTCGCGGGTCGCGCGACCTGAACCGGTTCGCGTGCGAGGAGCCCCAGGTCGACGTGCTCTCGCGCCCGATGGCCGACGGCGACGTGAACCACGTCCTCGCGCGGGCGGCGAAACGCAACGGCGTCCGGTTCGAGTTCGACCTCGGGCGGGTCTGCCGGCTCCACGGCGGCCGCCGGGTCCAGGCGCTCGCGGACCTCAGAAAGCTCCGGGAGATCGTCTTCCAGTACGACGCGCCCTACGTGGTGAGCGCCACGCCCGGGAGCCACCTCGAACTCCGCGGACCGCGCGCCCTCGGTGCGCTCGGGGAGGTCGTCGGGTTCACCGAGGCGGAGATCGAAGCCGGGCTCGCGGAGTGGGGTCGGCTCGTGGACCGCAACCGCGAGGTCATGAGCGAGGCGTTCATTGAGCCTGGGGTCAGACGGGGCAGGTATGAAGAAGACGATCGAAGAACACGCTAG
- a CDS encoding RNA-binding protein encodes MASVPFHYVDLRAFCYATEDELRVERALRTFLPEGFEVERVENEGFHGDRILVLSARVENADAVRHVLDVLADIDLDDIAAELDERIDDNCSLFLRLDKQAAFKEQVERGEGLELRAKVEAYPAKKERAVENATDALEARS; translated from the coding sequence ATGGCCAGCGTTCCCTTCCACTACGTCGACCTACGCGCCTTCTGCTACGCCACCGAGGACGAACTCCGGGTCGAGCGCGCGCTCCGGACCTTCCTGCCCGAGGGGTTCGAGGTCGAGCGGGTCGAGAACGAGGGCTTTCACGGCGACCGAATCTTGGTGCTCTCGGCCCGCGTCGAGAACGCCGACGCGGTGCGCCACGTGCTCGACGTTCTCGCCGACATCGACCTCGACGACATCGCGGCGGAACTCGACGAACGGATCGACGACAACTGCTCGCTCTTCCTCCGCCTCGACAAGCAGGCCGCGTTCAAAGAACAGGTGGAACGCGGCGAGGGGCTCGAACTCCGCGCGAAGGTCGAGGCCTACCCCGCGAAGAAGGAACGGGCGGTCGAGAACGCGACCGACGCGCTCGAAGCGCGGTCGTAG
- a CDS encoding class I SAM-dependent methyltransferase yields MKKTIEEHASRFDDHAADYDESQDSEAYRAAASLVIEHAAPSAEDVVLDLGMGTGAIGLALAPDAKRVLGRDISEGMMDEAQRKADEAGIENVAFETGRFREPNVDEPVDIVVSNFAMHHLANDEKREAIATIGDLGPRKFVLGDVMFFDGPDPDEPFYSPEVDDPATVGALADALTDAGFSLTAVERVHDQVGVLVAERAGGRAGTARQE; encoded by the coding sequence ATGAAGAAGACGATCGAAGAACACGCTAGCCGGTTCGACGACCACGCCGCCGACTACGACGAGAGCCAGGACAGCGAGGCGTACCGTGCCGCCGCCTCGTTAGTGATCGAACACGCCGCGCCCAGTGCCGAGGACGTCGTGCTCGACCTCGGGATGGGGACCGGGGCGATCGGGCTCGCGCTCGCGCCCGACGCGAAGCGCGTCCTCGGTCGCGACATCTCGGAGGGGATGATGGACGAAGCCCAGCGAAAAGCCGACGAGGCGGGCATCGAGAACGTCGCGTTCGAGACGGGACGCTTTCGGGAGCCCAACGTCGACGAACCGGTCGACATCGTGGTCTCGAACTTCGCGATGCACCACCTCGCGAACGACGAGAAGCGCGAGGCGATCGCCACCATCGGCGACCTCGGGCCGCGGAAGTTCGTGCTGGGCGACGTGATGTTCTTCGACGGCCCGGACCCCGACGAACCGTTCTACTCGCCCGAGGTCGACGACCCCGCGACGGTGGGAGCCCTGGCCGACGCGCTGACGGACGCGGGCTTTTCACTCACGGCGGTCGAGCGCGTCCACGACCAGGTCGGAGTGTTGGTGGCCGAACGCGCCGGCGGGCGGGCGGGGACGGCCCGGCAGGAATGA
- the hflX gene encoding GTPase HflX — MNAIIAKRVDSGSADIGEIRDLARAAGYEVVGTLTQTRTEDAALHLGEGKVGELAELVAETGANTVIFDNRLGPYQTYNLGRKLPADTAVMDRFRLILEIFGQRARTKKAQLQVELAELRYELPRVEAKVSLARREERPGFMGLGEYDESREQDIKAQISAISDELETIEATEEHRREQRRESGFDLVALAGYTNAGKSSLLRRLAADVEVDENEGLHPDLDPTAESQDKLFTTLGTTTRRAAMDRPVLVTDTVGFISDLPHWLVESFKSTLDSVYRADLVLLVVDASESVERMREKLVTAHDTLYERNEAPIVTVLNKTDLVDEATLQEKREALSTLAPNPVAVSAAAGTDIEDLVERIEEGLPAYERERLVMPMADDTMGVVSWIHDHAEVEDVSYTDAGDQVTVSFAARPSVVERSRNKAADLAVPVES, encoded by the coding sequence ATGAATGCCATCATCGCAAAGCGGGTCGATTCCGGGAGCGCCGACATCGGTGAGATACGGGACCTCGCGCGGGCAGCGGGCTATGAGGTCGTCGGAACGCTCACCCAGACCAGAACCGAGGACGCCGCGTTACATCTCGGGGAGGGGAAGGTCGGCGAGCTCGCCGAACTCGTCGCCGAAACCGGCGCGAACACGGTGATCTTCGACAATCGGCTCGGCCCGTACCAGACCTACAACCTGGGACGGAAACTCCCCGCCGACACGGCGGTGATGGACCGGTTCCGCCTGATCCTCGAGATCTTCGGCCAGCGCGCTCGAACCAAGAAAGCCCAGCTTCAGGTCGAACTCGCCGAGCTCCGCTACGAGCTCCCGCGGGTCGAGGCGAAGGTCAGCCTCGCACGGCGCGAGGAGCGCCCGGGGTTCATGGGGCTCGGGGAGTACGACGAGTCGCGCGAACAGGACATCAAAGCCCAGATAAGCGCCATCAGCGACGAGCTGGAGACGATCGAGGCGACCGAGGAGCACCGTCGCGAACAGCGCCGGGAGTCGGGGTTCGACCTCGTGGCGCTCGCGGGCTACACCAACGCCGGGAAATCGAGCCTCCTCCGGCGGCTGGCGGCGGACGTCGAGGTCGACGAGAACGAGGGGCTCCACCCGGACCTCGACCCCACCGCCGAATCCCAGGACAAGCTGTTCACCACGCTCGGGACCACCACCCGCCGCGCCGCGATGGACAGACCCGTACTGGTGACCGACACGGTCGGGTTCATCTCCGACCTCCCACACTGGCTGGTCGAATCGTTCAAGTCCACGTTGGATTCGGTCTACCGCGCCGACCTCGTCCTCCTCGTCGTGGACGCGAGCGAGTCGGTCGAGCGGATGCGCGAGAAACTCGTCACCGCCCACGACACGCTCTACGAGCGAAACGAGGCTCCGATCGTCACCGTGCTCAACAAGACCGACCTCGTGGACGAGGCGACGCTCCAGGAGAAGCGCGAGGCGCTCTCGACGCTCGCGCCGAACCCGGTGGCCGTGAGCGCCGCCGCGGGCACGGACATCGAGGACCTCGTCGAGCGGATCGAGGAGGGGCTACCGGCCTACGAGCGCGAACGTCTCGTCATGCCGATGGCCGACGACACGATGGGCGTAGTCTCGTGGATCCACGACCACGCCGAGGTCGAGGACGTCTCCTACACCGACGCCGGCGACCAGGTCACGGTGTCGTTCGCGGCGCGACCGTCGGTGGTCGAACGGTCGCGAAACAAGGCCGCCGACCTCGCCGTTCCGGTCGAATCATAG
- the moaC gene encoding cyclic pyranopterin monophosphate synthase MoaC codes for MTDAERDDRTDRLTHTTSEGDAAMVDVGAKPDTARRAVARGTIHLRESTVEAVRADEIEKGDVLTTARIAAIDAVKHTWETIPLCHQIPVTNVDTEFGVGDDRVTLTVAVETTGKTGCEMEALQGVTTGLNTVWDMTKAAEKDEGGAYPATAIEDVRVVEKTKREL; via the coding sequence ATGACCGACGCCGAGCGCGACGACCGAACGGACCGACTGACCCACACCACGAGCGAGGGCGACGCGGCGATGGTCGACGTCGGCGCGAAACCCGACACCGCCCGGCGGGCGGTCGCACGGGGAACGATCCACCTCCGCGAATCCACTGTCGAGGCGGTCCGTGCCGACGAGATCGAGAAGGGGGACGTCCTCACGACCGCGCGGATCGCCGCGATCGACGCCGTGAAACACACCTGGGAGACGATCCCGCTCTGCCATCAGATCCCGGTCACGAACGTCGACACCGAGTTCGGCGTCGGCGACGACCGCGTGACGCTGACCGTCGCGGTCGAGACCACCGGGAAGACCGGCTGTGAGATGGAGGCGCTCCAGGGCGTGACGACCGGGTTGAATACCGTGTGGGACATGACGAAGGCCGCCGAGAAGGACGAGGGTGGGGCGTATCCGGCCACCGCCATCGAGGACGTACGGGTCGTCGAGAAGACGAAACGCGAGCTATGA
- a CDS encoding ribosome assembly factor SBDS: protein MISLDEAVTARLESHGARFEVLVDPDAALAIRRGEFEGELEDVIAAEDVFEDASRGDRPAESDVEDVFGTTEPLDIIPEVIREGEIQITADQRREMQEQKRRQLINVIARNAINPQMDGAPHPPDRIESALEETDFRIDPMDTVENQVDDALDALRPVIPIRFEEVTMAAQIPADHAGSAQAQIRQFGDLVREEWQNDGSWIGVVEFPAGLQNDFYELVSEQSGGEGEVKKVRDEDEVRTQ from the coding sequence ATGATATCGCTTGACGAGGCGGTGACGGCGCGCCTCGAATCCCACGGCGCGCGGTTCGAGGTGCTGGTCGACCCGGACGCGGCGCTCGCCATCAGGCGCGGCGAGTTCGAGGGTGAACTGGAGGACGTGATCGCGGCCGAGGACGTCTTCGAGGACGCTTCGAGGGGCGATCGCCCCGCCGAATCCGACGTCGAGGACGTCTTCGGCACCACCGAACCCCTCGATATCATTCCGGAGGTCATCCGCGAGGGCGAGATCCAGATCACGGCCGACCAGCGCCGCGAGATGCAAGAACAGAAGCGCCGCCAGCTCATCAACGTCATCGCGCGCAACGCGATCAACCCCCAGATGGACGGCGCGCCCCACCCGCCCGACCGGATCGAGTCCGCGTTGGAGGAGACCGACTTCCGTATCGACCCGATGGACACAGTGGAGAACCAGGTCGACGACGCGCTCGATGCGCTCAGGCCGGTGATCCCGATCCGATTCGAGGAGGTCACGATGGCGGCCCAGATCCCCGCCGACCACGCCGGCAGCGCCCAGGCCCAGATCCGCCAGTTCGGCGACCTGGTTCGCGAGGAGTGGCAGAACGACGGCTCGTGGATCGGGGTCGTGGAGTTCCCGGCGGGCCTCCAGAACGACTTCTACGAACTCGTGAGCGAGCAGTCGGGGGGCGAGGGCGAAGTCAAGAAGGTCCGCGACGAGGACGAAGTCCGGACGCAGTAG
- a CDS encoding 4a-hydroxytetrahydrobiopterin dehydratase, translating to MAETELAERECVACTSDDDPLTGEELEAFSEGIDGDVWEVVDEHHLEGTYEFEDFRDALEFTYEVGELAEEEWHHPDLHLSYGEVVVEMWTHKIDGLFETDFVMAARMDRIHDDYEPEK from the coding sequence ATGGCCGAAACCGAACTCGCCGAGCGCGAATGTGTCGCCTGCACCAGCGACGACGACCCGCTGACGGGCGAAGAACTCGAAGCGTTCTCCGAGGGGATCGACGGTGACGTCTGGGAAGTCGTGGACGAACACCACCTCGAAGGCACCTACGAGTTCGAGGACTTCCGCGACGCGCTCGAATTCACCTACGAGGTGGGCGAACTCGCCGAGGAGGAGTGGCACCACCCCGACCTCCACCTCTCGTACGGCGAGGTCGTCGTCGAGATGTGGACCCACAAGATCGACGGCCTCTTCGAGACCGACTTCGTCATGGCCGCCCGGATGGACCGGATCCACGACGACTACGAACCCGAGAAATGA